In Porites lutea chromosome 1, jaPorLute2.1, whole genome shotgun sequence, a single genomic region encodes these proteins:
- the LOC140934122 gene encoding protein-S-isoprenylcysteine O-methyltransferase-like isoform X2, with product MIYEGKVAIASCISYILLVLIIFYDRRLKEVWDFATPCVIFGLSLSVTFFVPHSSVVKRAAAIGGVFGVAILLILGNSTFRFFGWYLASLAFFHISEYVMVATYSPDKLSLDSFLINHSPEYQIAAVASWIEFLLELWLFPWMKNIVILNFIGLFLMTGGEALRKLAMITAESNFTHLIQTKKDKNHVLVTHGIYSLCRHPGYAGWFWWSVGWGSPGCCEIQPGSKTQWQIEPQILTSSIFSRASQRDFKCLLPICK from the exons ATGATTTACGAGGGAAAGGTCGCTATTGCGTCCTGCATTTCTTACATTCTCTTagttttgatcatattttatGATAGAAGACTCAAGGAAGTTTGGGACTTCGCAACACCATGCGTTATCTTTGGCCTGAGTTTGTCTGTAACATTTTTTGTTCCACATAGTTCAGTAGTTAAGAGAGCAGCTGCAATTG GTGGTGTCTTTGGAGTTGCCATCCTGCTCATCCTTGGTAATTCAACCTTCAGGTTTTTTGGTTGGTACCTTGCTTCACTAGCATTCTTTCATATCTCTGAGTATGTCATGGTTGCTACTTATAGCCCGGACAAGTTATCTTTGGACTCATTTCTAATCAATCACAGTCCTGAATATCAGATTGCTGCTGTTGCAAGCTGGATTGAATTTCTTTTAGAATTATGGCTTTTTCCCTGGATGAAGAATATTGTCATTTTAAACTTCATTGGATTATTTTTGATGACTGGAGGAGAAGCACTGCGTAAGCTAGCCATGATAACAGCAGAATCAAACTTTACACATCTTATCCAGACTAAAAAGGACAAGAATCATGTTTTAGTAACACATGGAATCTACAGTCTTTGCCGACATCCAGGATATGCTGGATGGTTCTGGTGGAGTGTAG GTTGGGGGAGCCCTGGCTGCTGTGAAATACAGCCAGGTAGCAAAACACAGTGGCAAATCGAGCCGCAAATCCTGACATCTTCAATTTTTTCCCGCGCTTCTCAAAGGGACTTCAAGTGTTTACTTCCAATATGTAAGTGA
- the LOC140934122 gene encoding protein-S-isoprenylcysteine O-methyltransferase-like isoform X1: MIYEGKVAIASCISYILLVLIIFYDRRLKEVWDFATPCVIFGLSLSVTFFVPHSSVVKRAAAIGGVFGVAILLILGNSTFRFFGWYLASLAFFHISEYVMVATYSPDKLSLDSFLINHSPEYQIAAVASWIEFLLELWLFPWMKNIVILNFIGLFLMTGGEALRKLAMITAESNFTHLIQTKKDKNHVLVTHGIYSLCRHPGYAGWFWWSVGTQVTLVNPICLVAYIYASWKFFDDRIHDEEITLIYFFGDDYLDYQKKVPATGVPYVKGFEIEPAVMERSPEN; encoded by the exons ATGATTTACGAGGGAAAGGTCGCTATTGCGTCCTGCATTTCTTACATTCTCTTagttttgatcatattttatGATAGAAGACTCAAGGAAGTTTGGGACTTCGCAACACCATGCGTTATCTTTGGCCTGAGTTTGTCTGTAACATTTTTTGTTCCACATAGTTCAGTAGTTAAGAGAGCAGCTGCAATTG GTGGTGTCTTTGGAGTTGCCATCCTGCTCATCCTTGGTAATTCAACCTTCAGGTTTTTTGGTTGGTACCTTGCTTCACTAGCATTCTTTCATATCTCTGAGTATGTCATGGTTGCTACTTATAGCCCGGACAAGTTATCTTTGGACTCATTTCTAATCAATCACAGTCCTGAATATCAGATTGCTGCTGTTGCAAGCTGGATTGAATTTCTTTTAGAATTATGGCTTTTTCCCTGGATGAAGAATATTGTCATTTTAAACTTCATTGGATTATTTTTGATGACTGGAGGAGAAGCACTGCGTAAGCTAGCCATGATAACAGCAGAATCAAACTTTACACATCTTATCCAGACTAAAAAGGACAAGAATCATGTTTTAGTAACACATGGAATCTACAGTCTTTGCCGACATCCAGGATATGCTGGATGGTTCTGGTGGAGTGTAG GTACCCAAGTCACTCTTGTTAATCCCATTTGCCTTGTGGCTTACATCTATGCttcctggaaattttttgaTGATCGCATCCATGATGAAGAAATAactcttatttatttctttggtGATGATTATTTGGATTATCAGAAAAAGGTTCCTGCTACTGGAGTGCCATATGTCAAAGGCTTTGAGATTGAGCCTGCGGTTATGGAAAGATCACCCGAAAACTGA
- the LOC140942642 gene encoding uncharacterized protein isoform X2 produces MADDDERNRTKANPGQNKKPYWQETCIGVWTKSIKGHHVNSEADQDKICNGISVVRIYGKTYANHGLSPTDDSSVKLSKTRGLQIIICIDSEHQHPPLKPHDHTYISVERVEADDNEEKTANGETDPTKEQMPSLTRRVMDIMLMKKTNMEKNVEHYKSNGIKLTDVWDGVYGTCSKCYETTARLVSYCHPVEKVTQMYGFVANRIKNAGKWTNEDESKRKK; encoded by the exons ATGGCGGATGATGACGAAAGAAATCGTACAAAAGCCAACCCTGGCCAAAATAAAAAGCCCTACTGGCAGGAAACGTGTATTGGTGTATGgacaaaaagtataaaagggCATCACGTCAATAGCGAAGCTGATCAGGACAAGATTTGCAACGGAATCAGTGTGGTTAGAATTTATGGCAAA ACATATGCTAATCATGGCTTGTCC cCTACAGATGACAGTAGTGTGAAACTCAGTAAAACTAGAGGACTTCAGATCATAATATGTATTGACTCAG aGCATCAGCATCCACCCCTGAAACCTCATGACCACACATACATCTCAGTGGAAAGAGTTGAAGCAGATGACAA CGAAGAGAAGACTGCTAACGGTGAGACAGATCCAACCAAGGAACAGATGCCAAGCCTTACGAGAAGAGTGATGGATATCATgctaatgaaaaaaacaaatatggaGAAAAATGTTGAACACTACAAGAGCAATGGGATCAAACTGACAG ATGTCTGGGATGGAGTTTACGGCACATGTTCAAAATGCTATGAAACAACGGCAAGGCTGGTATCATACTGTCATCCAGTCGAGAAAGTTACACAA ATGTATGGCTTTGTAGCAAACAGAATTAAGAATGCTGGGAAGTGGACAAATGAAGAtgaaagcaaaagaaagaaatga
- the LOC140942642 gene encoding uncharacterized protein isoform X3, which produces MADDDERNRTKANPGQNKKPYWQETCIGVWTKSIKGHHVNSEADQDKICNGISVVRIYGKPTDDSSVKLSKTRGLQIIICIDSEHQHPPLKPHDHTYISVERVEADDKYASTYRGEEKTANGETDPTKEQMPSLTRRVMDIMLMKKTNMEKNVEHYKSNGIKLTDVWDGVYGTCSKCYETTARLVSYCHPVEKVTQMYGFVANRIKNAGKWTNEDESKRKK; this is translated from the exons ATGGCGGATGATGACGAAAGAAATCGTACAAAAGCCAACCCTGGCCAAAATAAAAAGCCCTACTGGCAGGAAACGTGTATTGGTGTATGgacaaaaagtataaaagggCATCACGTCAATAGCGAAGCTGATCAGGACAAGATTTGCAACGGAATCAGTGTGGTTAGAATTTATGGCAAA cCTACAGATGACAGTAGTGTGAAACTCAGTAAAACTAGAGGACTTCAGATCATAATATGTATTGACTCAG aGCATCAGCATCCACCCCTGAAACCTCATGACCACACATACATCTCAGTGGAAAGAGTTGAAGCAGATGACAAGTACGCATCGACTTACCGAGG CGAAGAGAAGACTGCTAACGGTGAGACAGATCCAACCAAGGAACAGATGCCAAGCCTTACGAGAAGAGTGATGGATATCATgctaatgaaaaaaacaaatatggaGAAAAATGTTGAACACTACAAGAGCAATGGGATCAAACTGACAG ATGTCTGGGATGGAGTTTACGGCACATGTTCAAAATGCTATGAAACAACGGCAAGGCTGGTATCATACTGTCATCCAGTCGAGAAAGTTACACAA ATGTATGGCTTTGTAGCAAACAGAATTAAGAATGCTGGGAAGTGGACAAATGAAGAtgaaagcaaaagaaagaaatga
- the LOC140942642 gene encoding uncharacterized protein isoform X1: MADDDERNRTKANPGQNKKPYWQETCIGVWTKSIKGHHVNSEADQDKICNGISVVRIYGKTYANHGLSPTDDSSVKLSKTRGLQIIICIDSEHQHPPLKPHDHTYISVERVEADDKYASTYRGEEKTANGETDPTKEQMPSLTRRVMDIMLMKKTNMEKNVEHYKSNGIKLTDVWDGVYGTCSKCYETTARLVSYCHPVEKVTQMYGFVANRIKNAGKWTNEDESKRKK, translated from the exons ATGGCGGATGATGACGAAAGAAATCGTACAAAAGCCAACCCTGGCCAAAATAAAAAGCCCTACTGGCAGGAAACGTGTATTGGTGTATGgacaaaaagtataaaagggCATCACGTCAATAGCGAAGCTGATCAGGACAAGATTTGCAACGGAATCAGTGTGGTTAGAATTTATGGCAAA ACATATGCTAATCATGGCTTGTCC cCTACAGATGACAGTAGTGTGAAACTCAGTAAAACTAGAGGACTTCAGATCATAATATGTATTGACTCAG aGCATCAGCATCCACCCCTGAAACCTCATGACCACACATACATCTCAGTGGAAAGAGTTGAAGCAGATGACAAGTACGCATCGACTTACCGAGG CGAAGAGAAGACTGCTAACGGTGAGACAGATCCAACCAAGGAACAGATGCCAAGCCTTACGAGAAGAGTGATGGATATCATgctaatgaaaaaaacaaatatggaGAAAAATGTTGAACACTACAAGAGCAATGGGATCAAACTGACAG ATGTCTGGGATGGAGTTTACGGCACATGTTCAAAATGCTATGAAACAACGGCAAGGCTGGTATCATACTGTCATCCAGTCGAGAAAGTTACACAA ATGTATGGCTTTGTAGCAAACAGAATTAAGAATGCTGGGAAGTGGACAAATGAAGAtgaaagcaaaagaaagaaatga